In Geopsychrobacter electrodiphilus DSM 16401, a single window of DNA contains:
- a CDS encoding site-specific DNA-methyltransferase, with product MAKNPTMKSVETLKHEDATRKNIPTAEHQSIMHDADKNPIKVAYERRNCDLDPQLVWRGKDEKDWSDLVVQAPPLYIQEKVHPKVLIDDLLLRTKIKTKADESQFDLFADFNGLPNESAKTEFYQHDAHWANRMILGDSLQVMASLAEREGLRGKVQCIYFDPPYGIKFNSNFQWSTTSRDVKDGKVDHITREPEQVKAFRDTWRDGIHSYLTYLRDRLTVARDLLTESGSIFVQIGDENVHRVRAVMDEVFGDENFVTLITVWKTSSQTSSTLASTSDYVVWYARDISRVKYRGLKTRKDPSAPGSGADDYKFLWLGNDVRKSVAHATDEEKRKFKVFGPSPTTSQSGSETTRVSIKFNGREFLPGPGGWKTNATGFKRLIAADRIMSRTNSLRYVRFLDDYPVVPISNLWTDVRWGFDASEKRYVVETNPQILTRCLLMASDPGDLVLDPTCGSGTTATVAEQWGRRWITIDTSRVALALARARIMGARYPYYLLADSSDGQQKEAEVSRTLPSTQPTHSNIRHGFIYQRVPHITLKSIANNTEIDVIWDKFQETLEPLRDQLNESLGKNWPEWEIPRTADIKWSEAIKELHAAWWQQRIARQQEIDDSIAAKADNEYLYDKPYDDKKKVRVAGPFTVESLSPHRVLGVGTDDELIDTVAEAKDGYGEERDFVQMILENLKTAGVQQAHKEDKITFTALTPWPGDLVCADGRFEDAGGEKRAAIFIGPEFGTVSRPDLVAAAREAGDAGFDVLISCAFNYDAHSSEFDKLGRIPVLKARMNADLHMADDLKNTGKGNLFVIFGEPDIDILDAEDGQVQVKVNGVDVFHPNTGEVRSDGADGIACWFIDTDYNEESFFVRHAYFLGANDPYKSLKTTLKAEINQDAWDTLNSDTSRPFGKPSTGRIAVKVINHLGDEVMKVFRA from the coding sequence ATGGCCAAAAACCCTACAATGAAATCTGTTGAAACGCTGAAGCATGAAGATGCCACGCGAAAAAATATTCCGACGGCTGAGCATCAGTCGATCATGCACGATGCGGATAAAAATCCGATCAAGGTGGCTTACGAACGACGTAATTGTGACCTAGATCCACAATTGGTTTGGCGTGGGAAGGATGAAAAGGATTGGTCAGATCTGGTGGTGCAGGCGCCACCGCTCTACATCCAAGAGAAGGTCCACCCCAAGGTGTTGATCGACGACCTGCTGCTCCGCACCAAGATCAAGACAAAAGCTGACGAGTCTCAGTTTGACCTATTTGCTGATTTCAACGGGTTGCCCAATGAGTCCGCCAAAACCGAATTTTATCAGCACGATGCTCATTGGGCCAACCGCATGATTCTGGGTGATAGCTTGCAGGTGATGGCGTCGCTGGCCGAGCGCGAGGGCCTACGCGGAAAGGTGCAGTGTATCTACTTTGATCCGCCCTACGGTATTAAATTTAACTCCAATTTCCAGTGGTCAACCACCAGCCGTGACGTGAAGGACGGCAAGGTCGACCACATCACTCGCGAGCCTGAACAAGTGAAGGCGTTTCGGGATACCTGGCGCGACGGCATCCACAGCTACCTCACCTACCTTCGCGACCGCCTCACTGTCGCCCGCGATCTTCTCACTGAATCCGGTTCCATCTTTGTGCAGATTGGGGATGAGAATGTGCATCGGGTTCGGGCGGTGATGGATGAGGTATTTGGAGATGAGAACTTCGTGACGCTAATTACCGTCTGGAAGACCAGTTCTCAGACCTCCTCGACTCTGGCTTCAACCTCCGACTATGTTGTCTGGTATGCCCGCGATATCTCACGAGTCAAATATCGCGGGTTGAAAACTCGCAAGGACCCTAGTGCTCCAGGTTCAGGTGCAGACGACTATAAGTTTCTGTGGTTAGGAAACGATGTCCGAAAGTCCGTAGCTCACGCCACAGATGAGGAGAAGCGAAAATTCAAGGTCTTTGGCCCCTCTCCGACGACATCCCAATCTGGATCTGAGACTACAAGGGTTTCGATCAAGTTCAACGGACGAGAGTTCTTGCCTGGTCCCGGTGGCTGGAAGACGAATGCCACCGGATTCAAACGTTTGATCGCCGCTGATCGGATCATGTCGCGAACGAACAGCCTGCGATACGTTCGCTTCCTTGATGATTATCCCGTAGTTCCAATTTCTAACTTATGGACGGACGTGAGATGGGGATTTGATGCGAGCGAAAAGCGTTACGTAGTTGAGACGAATCCTCAGATTCTCACTCGCTGCCTTCTCATGGCCAGTGACCCCGGCGACCTCGTGCTTGACCCGACCTGTGGTTCCGGCACCACCGCCACCGTCGCAGAGCAATGGGGTCGCCGCTGGATAACGATTGACACTTCGCGAGTGGCGCTGGCGTTGGCTCGTGCCCGGATCATGGGCGCGCGTTATCCCTATTACCTACTGGCCGACAGCTCTGACGGACAACAGAAAGAAGCGGAAGTCTCCCGGACTCTGCCTTCCACGCAGCCGACCCATAGCAATATCCGTCATGGTTTTATTTATCAGCGTGTGCCACACATAACCCTGAAATCAATTGCCAACAACACTGAGATTGATGTCATTTGGGACAAGTTTCAAGAAACCCTCGAACCGCTGCGCGACCAGTTGAATGAATCGCTGGGCAAGAACTGGCCGGAATGGGAAATTCCCCGTACGGCCGATATCAAATGGTCGGAGGCCATAAAGGAACTGCACGCCGCTTGGTGGCAACAGCGCATCGCCCGCCAGCAAGAAATCGATGACTCCATCGCCGCCAAGGCTGATAATGAATATCTTTATGACAAACCCTATGACGACAAAAAGAAAGTCCGTGTCGCCGGGCCGTTTACCGTCGAAAGCCTGTCGCCGCACCGGGTGCTGGGCGTGGGCACAGATGACGAGCTGATCGATACCGTCGCTGAAGCCAAAGATGGCTATGGCGAGGAGCGTGACTTTGTCCAGATGATTCTTGAAAACCTGAAAACCGCCGGGGTGCAACAGGCTCACAAGGAAGACAAGATCACCTTTACCGCGCTAACCCCCTGGCCGGGCGATCTGGTCTGCGCCGACGGACGGTTTGAAGATGCCGGTGGCGAAAAACGCGCAGCTATCTTCATCGGACCCGAGTTTGGCACCGTCTCCCGACCCGACCTGGTCGCTGCCGCCCGTGAAGCGGGAGATGCCGGTTTCGACGTGCTGATTTCCTGCGCCTTCAATTACGACGCTCATTCCTCTGAATTCGACAAGCTCGGCCGTATTCCAGTTCTCAAGGCTAGAATGAATGCCGATCTGCACATGGCTGACGATCTAAAGAATACCGGCAAGGGAAACCTGTTCGTTATCTTCGGTGAACCGGATATTGACATCCTCGACGCTGAAGACGGTCAGGTGCAAGTCAAGGTCAACGGCGTCGATGTCTTCCATCCCAACACCGGTGAAGTCCGCAGTGATGGAGCTGACGGAATTGCATGTTGGTTCATCGACACCGACTACAACGAAGAAAGCTTCTTCGTCCGCCATGCCTACTTCCTGGGTGCAAACGATCCCTATAAGTCATTAAAAACGACCCTCAAGGCCGAAATCAACCAAGATGCATGGGATACACTCAATAGCGACACATCGCGTCCCTTCGGCAAACCTTCGACCGGACGGATTGCCGTGAAGGTTATCAATCACCTTGGTGATGAAGTGATGAAGGTGTTTCGGGCATGA
- a CDS encoding UvrD-helicase domain-containing protein, with translation MKFLISDTFTDSLAKLTGEEQKVVKTTAFDLQMNPSSPGMSFHKLSNVKDKGFWSVRVSSDLRIIVHKTKLSLLLCYVDHHDSAYNWASRRKLETHPKTGAAQLVEVRETVHEISVPVYVPTEALAPSKPLLFAEISAEELFSYGVPEEWLEDVRAANEDTILDLADHLPSEAAEALLDLAIGVKPLIQQPAAADTNPFEHPDAKRRFRLMTNVEELEQALDYPWEKWTVFLHPAQRELIEREYSGPARVSGSAGTGKTIVALHRAVYLTRSNPDARVLLTTFSGALASALRTKLKRLIGNEPRLGDRLEVHDLDTIGQRLYNLNFGKYQVASRKEIKSLLAEAAANVDGHKFTSRFLLTEWELVVDAWQLGDWESYRDVVRLGRKTRLPENQRVQLWTIFEQVQGEMKTRGLVSRSDMFSRLAAKLTESKNPPFDFSVVDEAQDISVAQLRFLSALGAGRSNSLFFAGDLGQRIFQQPFSWKSLGVDIRGRSRNLRINYRTSHQIRMQADRLLGPDVADVDGNVEERRGTISVFNGPKPSILELESIEDEIHSVGQWLKDRSGEGLMPHEFGVFVRSAAELDRAKAAVEAAELPLVVLDEKVETVSGHVSISTMHLAKGLEFRAVVVMACDDEVIPLQERIETVADDADLQEVYDTERHLLYVACTRARDHLLVTSGDVASEFLDDLTCTPA, from the coding sequence ATGAAATTCCTTATCTCTGACACTTTTACCGACAGCCTCGCCAAACTGACTGGCGAGGAGCAAAAAGTTGTTAAGACCACAGCCTTTGATCTTCAAATGAACCCCTCTAGCCCGGGGATGAGCTTTCACAAACTTAGTAATGTGAAAGATAAGGGCTTCTGGTCTGTTCGCGTTAGCAGTGACCTTCGCATCATCGTCCACAAAACCAAACTGAGCCTTCTGCTGTGTTATGTCGATCATCATGATTCTGCATACAATTGGGCCAGTCGACGTAAGCTTGAAACCCACCCCAAAACTGGGGCGGCACAGCTTGTAGAGGTAAGAGAAACAGTCCATGAAATATCAGTTCCGGTCTATGTCCCGACGGAAGCTCTTGCTCCATCAAAACCTCTCCTCTTTGCCGAAATCAGCGCAGAAGAACTGTTTAGTTATGGTGTCCCAGAAGAGTGGCTAGAGGATGTCCGGGCTGCCAATGAGGATACGATCCTCGATTTAGCCGATCACCTGCCGAGTGAGGCTGCCGAAGCATTGTTAGATCTAGCCATTGGAGTCAAACCGCTGATTCAACAGCCTGCTGCTGCCGACACCAATCCGTTTGAACATCCTGATGCAAAACGTCGCTTCCGTCTGATGACCAATGTCGAAGAGTTGGAACAAGCTCTCGATTACCCATGGGAGAAGTGGACTGTTTTTCTGCATCCTGCACAGCGGGAATTAATTGAGCGTGAATATAGTGGCCCGGCCCGTGTTTCTGGTTCGGCCGGGACTGGCAAAACGATCGTGGCACTGCACAGAGCAGTTTATTTGACCAGATCCAATCCCGATGCGCGTGTTTTGCTAACCACCTTCTCTGGAGCATTGGCCAGTGCTCTGCGCACCAAACTGAAGCGATTGATTGGCAACGAACCACGGTTGGGCGATCGGCTTGAAGTTCATGATCTCGATACCATTGGCCAGCGGCTTTACAACTTGAACTTTGGTAAATATCAAGTTGCCTCCCGAAAAGAAATCAAGTCATTACTGGCTGAGGCTGCCGCTAACGTTGATGGGCATAAATTCACATCTCGCTTTCTGCTCACTGAATGGGAGCTAGTAGTCGATGCCTGGCAACTGGGTGACTGGGAATCTTATCGTGACGTTGTTCGGCTGGGACGAAAAACAAGATTGCCAGAGAATCAAAGGGTTCAACTTTGGACGATCTTTGAGCAAGTGCAGGGTGAGATGAAGACTCGCGGATTGGTCTCACGCTCGGACATGTTCAGCAGATTGGCGGCCAAACTTACTGAGAGTAAAAACCCGCCGTTTGATTTTTCTGTGGTTGATGAGGCTCAGGATATCAGCGTGGCTCAATTGCGCTTTTTATCGGCACTGGGGGCGGGGAGATCGAATAGCCTCTTTTTTGCCGGTGACCTTGGCCAGAGGATCTTCCAGCAACCCTTCTCCTGGAAATCTTTAGGGGTCGACATTCGTGGTCGCTCACGCAATTTGAGAATCAACTACCGCACCTCCCATCAAATCAGGATGCAGGCCGATCGTCTCTTGGGTCCTGATGTTGCCGATGTTGATGGTAACGTTGAAGAACGACGCGGGACGATCTCGGTCTTCAATGGGCCTAAGCCATCTATTTTGGAACTGGAGTCGATCGAGGACGAGATTCATTCTGTCGGGCAGTGGTTGAAGGATCGTTCAGGTGAAGGATTGATGCCACACGAGTTCGGTGTATTCGTCCGTTCAGCCGCTGAGCTGGATAGAGCCAAAGCTGCGGTTGAGGCCGCCGAACTTCCCTTAGTCGTACTCGATGAGAAGGTTGAAACGGTCAGCGGTCACGTATCGATCAGCACCATGCACTTGGCAAAGGGGCTTGAGTTTAGAGCTGTGGTTGTCATGGCGTGCGACGACGAGGTCATCCCCTTGCAAGAGCGGATTGAAACCGTTGCTGATGATGCTGACCTGCAAGAAGTCTATGACACCGAGCGACATCTTCTGTATGTGGCCTGCACTCGGGCGCGTGATCATCTGTTGGTAACGAGTGGGGATGTGGCTTCGGAATTCTTGGATGATTTGACATGCACACCTGCATAA
- a CDS encoding DUF429 domain-containing protein has translation MHTCIIGIDCATEPQKRGVACARFENGVCIVDETATGLTDSQIADLVINCKEQFKNVLLALDAPLGWPEGLGIGLVGHHAGQHLPGSANNLFRRETDRFIKKRFNKQPLDVGADRIARTAHSALRLLAEISKSLGSVIPLAWSNTFSDVVAIEVYPAATLLAYGLPAGGYKKQADRAIRQSIINGLQEYLSVPNIEPLLLNADTLDAVLCVLAATDFIVESTYPPIDKELARKEGWIWVKTRSENGVD, from the coding sequence ATGCACACCTGCATAATCGGAATTGACTGTGCAACCGAACCACAAAAGCGTGGGGTCGCCTGTGCCCGTTTCGAAAACGGGGTTTGCATAGTGGACGAAACTGCAACAGGACTTACCGATTCTCAAATCGCTGATTTAGTAATTAACTGCAAAGAACAATTCAAAAATGTCCTTCTTGCTCTAGATGCACCACTTGGGTGGCCCGAAGGTTTGGGTATAGGCCTTGTTGGACACCATGCAGGTCAACATCTACCTGGCTCAGCTAATAATCTATTCCGTCGTGAAACGGATCGCTTTATCAAGAAAAGGTTTAACAAGCAACCTCTTGATGTTGGCGCGGATCGCATTGCTCGTACTGCACACTCAGCATTAAGACTTTTGGCTGAGATATCTAAAAGTCTTGGCTCTGTTATTCCTCTCGCCTGGAGCAATACCTTTTCAGATGTCGTAGCGATCGAAGTCTATCCGGCCGCGACCTTACTTGCCTATGGTCTCCCGGCCGGTGGTTATAAAAAACAAGCTGATCGAGCAATACGACAATCTATAATCAATGGTTTACAGGAGTATTTATCGGTTCCAAACATTGAACCTCTGCTTCTAAACGCAGATACTCTTGACGCCGTTTTATGCGTCCTAGCTGCGACAGATTTTATCGTCGAGTCTACCTATCCGCCAATAGATAAAGAACTTGCTCGAAAAGAAGGCTGGATCTGGGTGAAAACAAGATCGGAGAATGGCGTTGATTAA